A single Saccharolobus shibatae B12 DNA region contains:
- the hflX gene encoding GTPase HflX, whose protein sequence is MKSAVLFVSEEFKEEAIALVKGANYKIVRIYKLPKSPNVKFYIQYDKLQQIKNDEEISTLIVFEQLKPRHFINLRKELKGKEVLDKILLLLEIFALHAGSKEAKMQIELARLKYELPIIKETYTKSKIGEQQGPLGAGTYGVESTIKFYKRRINKLMKELENIKAFKEKSIESNKRNNIPSIGIVGYTNSGKTSLFNSLTGLTQKVDTKLFTTMSPKRYAVSMNNRKIMLVDTVGFIRGIPPQIVDAFFVTLSEAKYSDALILVIDSMLSENFLIETLQSSFEILREIGVSGKPILVALNKIDKIDGDLYKKLNLIEKLSKELYSPIFDVIPISALKRTNLELLRDRIYQLTTQLS, encoded by the coding sequence GTGAAAAGTGCAGTTCTTTTTGTATCTGAAGAATTTAAGGAAGAGGCAATCGCATTAGTTAAGGGGGCTAACTACAAGATAGTTAGGATTTACAAATTACCAAAATCGCCTAATGTGAAATTTTATATACAATATGATAAGCTGCAACAAATCAAAAACGATGAGGAGATTTCCACTTTAATCGTATTCGAACAACTTAAGCCCAGACACTTTATAAATCTGAGAAAAGAACTAAAAGGAAAAGAGGTCCTAGACAAAATACTCCTTCTCTTAGAAATATTTGCATTGCATGCAGGATCAAAAGAAGCAAAAATGCAAATAGAACTGGCCAGGCTTAAGTATGAACTACCGATAATAAAGGAAACGTATACTAAATCAAAAATAGGCGAACAACAAGGTCCTTTAGGAGCTGGAACGTATGGAGTAGAATCTACAATAAAATTTTACAAAAGAAGAATCAATAAACTTATGAAGGAATTAGAAAATATAAAGGCCTTTAAAGAAAAATCCATAGAATCTAATAAGAGGAACAATATTCCTTCTATTGGAATCGTAGGATACACAAACTCCGGAAAGACCTCGTTATTTAACTCATTAACCGGGTTAACACAGAAAGTTGATACAAAACTATTTACCACAATGTCACCTAAAAGATATGCCGTCTCTATGAATAATAGAAAGATTATGCTAGTTGATACTGTAGGATTTATTAGAGGAATTCCACCACAAATTGTAGATGCTTTCTTCGTAACTCTGTCAGAAGCAAAATACTCAGATGCATTAATTCTTGTAATAGATTCTATGCTTTCGGAAAATTTCCTAATTGAGACTTTGCAATCCTCTTTCGAAATTTTAAGAGAAATAGGAGTTTCGGGTAAGCCTATACTAGTAGCCCTTAATAAAATTGATAAAATTGATGGTGATTTGTATAAAAAACTTAATCTAATAGAAAAGCTATCAAAAGAGTTATACTCCCCCATATTCGATGTCATACCTATATCAGCTTTAAAGAGAACAAATCTTGAATTATTAAGGGATAGGATATACCAGCTAACAACACAGTTGAGTTAA
- a CDS encoding tRNA methyltransferase has product MYVLRLGHRPARDKRVTTHVILVARAFGAKGVYIEGKDEKMIKSISKVIDSWGGSSYFLVKEIENGKNIVNEWKEKGGTVIHLTMYGININDLQDKLDKIKYPLLIIIGAEKVEGWYYHNVDYNVAIGNQPHSEVAALAIFLDRIYKGRELYMEFGDAKIKILPQNAGKKVIRNG; this is encoded by the coding sequence ATATATGTTTTAAGGTTAGGCCATAGACCAGCTAGAGATAAAAGAGTTACAACACATGTAATCTTAGTAGCAAGAGCTTTTGGAGCTAAGGGTGTTTATATCGAAGGTAAAGATGAAAAAATGATAAAATCTATCTCGAAAGTCATAGATAGTTGGGGTGGATCGTCATATTTTTTGGTAAAAGAAATCGAAAACGGCAAGAATATTGTAAATGAATGGAAAGAAAAAGGAGGTACGGTAATACACTTAACAATGTATGGAATTAATATTAACGATCTTCAAGATAAACTTGATAAAATAAAATATCCTCTATTAATAATCATAGGAGCAGAAAAAGTTGAAGGTTGGTATTATCATAATGTAGATTACAACGTAGCAATAGGAAATCAGCCACATTCTGAAGTAGCAGCACTGGCAATTTTTTTAGACAGAATTTATAAGGGACGAGAGCTATATATGGAATTTGGAGATGCGAAAATAAAGATATTACCTCAGAATGCTGGCAAGAAGGTGATAAGAAATGGTTAA
- a CDS encoding multiprotein bridging factor aMBF1 gives MQANSEEYCELCGSPIHGKGITVSYEGSIITVCNSCYNRIRKHAVIVKEDSKKSETQKKTTPKPPKMADTELEIVADYYKIIKNAREQLGISQQQLAQKLKVSENIVKRFESGKLKPTISQARQLEKILGIKLVTPLENEESEKGFDETGLTLGDVVNIKEGKK, from the coding sequence ATGCAAGCTAATAGTGAAGAATACTGTGAATTATGTGGATCTCCAATTCATGGTAAAGGTATAACTGTGTCATATGAAGGCTCAATTATTACTGTATGTAATTCATGTTACAATAGAATAAGAAAGCATGCAGTGATAGTAAAAGAGGATAGTAAGAAAAGTGAAACACAAAAGAAAACCACTCCTAAACCGCCTAAAATGGCAGATACTGAATTAGAAATTGTAGCAGACTATTACAAGATTATTAAAAATGCTAGAGAACAATTGGGTATCTCACAGCAACAATTAGCACAGAAATTAAAAGTATCGGAAAATATCGTTAAAAGATTTGAAAGTGGTAAATTGAAGCCTACAATCTCTCAAGCTAGACAGCTAGAGAAAATTCTTGGTATTAAGCTAGTTACCCCATTAGAAAATGAAGAAAGCGAGAAAGGATTCGATGAAACTGGATTAACCTTAGGGGATGTGGTTAATATTAAAGAGGGAAAGAAGTGA